One stretch of Haladaptatus sp. R4 DNA includes these proteins:
- a CDS encoding SDR family NAD(P)-dependent oxidoreductase: MITPNLDGRVALVTGSSKGVGRELLLSLADCGADVAVHYHSSKDVAEDVADTARTHDVEAITVNGDVTDPNEVDDLFGTIEAELGSVDVLVNNVGPFAPDHWEDISFDRWNAVLNGNINGTYLCSKRALPEMRASGFGRIVNIGYASAEKGLISPKNAPYFMAKASVLMFTRMLAADTQDDGVTVNAISPYVVENSDVFPDDLPRDRPAEFEDMAQALRFFVDDDSDYLSGVNVEVDGGWLPEKV; the protein is encoded by the coding sequence ATGATAACACCCAACCTCGATGGGCGGGTCGCGCTGGTGACCGGTAGTTCGAAGGGCGTCGGCCGGGAACTCCTCCTTTCACTCGCCGACTGCGGGGCCGACGTGGCCGTTCACTACCACTCCAGCAAGGACGTCGCCGAGGACGTCGCCGACACCGCCCGCACGCACGACGTCGAAGCAATAACCGTCAACGGCGACGTCACCGACCCGAACGAAGTGGACGACCTCTTCGGGACCATCGAAGCCGAACTCGGGAGCGTCGACGTGTTGGTGAACAACGTCGGCCCGTTCGCGCCCGACCACTGGGAGGACATCTCCTTCGACCGCTGGAACGCCGTGTTGAACGGCAACATCAACGGGACCTACCTCTGTTCGAAGCGGGCGCTCCCGGAGATGCGAGCGTCGGGATTCGGTCGCATCGTCAACATCGGCTACGCGAGCGCCGAGAAGGGACTCATCAGCCCCAAAAACGCCCCGTACTTCATGGCCAAGGCGAGCGTCCTGATGTTCACCCGAATGCTCGCGGCGGACACGCAGGACGACGGCGTGACGGTCAACGCGATTTCTCCTTACGTGGTCGAGAACTCCGACGTGTTCCCGGACGATTTACCCCGCGACCGCCCCGCCGAATTCGAGGACATGGCACAGGCGCTGCGATTCTTCGTCGACGACGACAGCGACTACCTGAGCGGCGTGAACGTCGAAGTCGACGGCGGTTGGTTGCCGGAGAAAGTCTGA
- a CDS encoding universal stress protein has product MGIETILLAVGPGDADRTGKLADAVIDVAGPTGATVVLAHVFTDDEFEDVVEQLDYDPAGQPNSDEVAARHATIRSLSDALDAEDIGYSVRGSIGHHGETIVELAEDVNADSIFVGGRKRSPTGKAVFGSTAQEVMLSAPCPVTFVRED; this is encoded by the coding sequence ATGGGAATTGAGACGATTCTTCTCGCCGTAGGACCGGGCGACGCGGACCGTACCGGAAAACTCGCTGACGCCGTCATCGACGTGGCGGGACCGACAGGTGCGACAGTCGTGCTCGCGCACGTATTCACCGACGACGAGTTCGAGGACGTGGTCGAGCAACTCGACTACGACCCGGCCGGGCAACCGAACTCCGACGAAGTGGCGGCGCGACACGCGACGATCCGATCGCTCTCGGATGCGCTCGACGCCGAAGACATCGGTTACTCGGTTCGTGGGTCCATCGGCCACCACGGCGAAACCATCGTCGAACTCGCCGAGGACGTGAACGCCGACAGCATCTTCGTCGGCGGCCGCAAACGCTCGCCGACCGGGAAGGCCGTCTTCGGCAGCACCGCACAGGAAGTCATGCTCTCGGCACCTTGTCCCGTGACGTTCGTGCGCGAGGACTGA
- a CDS encoding ROK family protein — translation MAYYAGVDLGATNVRAAVADGDGNVIGTYDRGTPRGPNGIAVTEAVLESIRGACTNAGVDPRELRAAGIGSIGPLDLAEGAVDGPANLPDTIGRIPLTGPVSKLIGSDRIFLHNDTNAGAIGQRFYSDRNPDDMVYITISSGIGAGVSVDGNVLTGWDGNAGEVGHMLVDPHGGRTCGCGKDGHWEAYCSGNNIPEYARMLAKEDESVETSLPLDDPDFSAKDVFEYAGLDAFADHVIEQVAHWNTVGVANVVQAYAPIVVYLGGAVVLNNEELVVDPIRERVGNHLLNNVPDVQVTTLGDEVVLKGAVASALTDGTGDESRLRS, via the coding sequence ATGGCCTACTACGCGGGTGTAGACCTCGGGGCGACCAACGTCAGGGCGGCGGTTGCCGACGGGGACGGTAACGTCATCGGCACGTACGACCGTGGCACGCCACGAGGACCGAACGGCATTGCGGTTACCGAGGCAGTGCTCGAAAGTATTCGAGGGGCGTGTACGAACGCGGGCGTCGATCCGAGGGAACTCCGGGCGGCGGGAATCGGCAGTATCGGTCCGCTCGACCTCGCGGAGGGAGCGGTCGATGGCCCGGCAAACTTGCCGGACACCATCGGTCGAATTCCGCTGACCGGACCGGTGAGCAAACTCATCGGGAGCGACCGGATATTCCTCCACAACGACACCAATGCGGGCGCTATCGGACAACGATTCTACAGCGACCGCAACCCCGACGACATGGTCTACATCACTATTTCGAGCGGTATCGGTGCCGGAGTCAGCGTCGATGGAAACGTCCTCACCGGGTGGGACGGCAACGCGGGCGAAGTAGGACACATGCTGGTCGATCCCCACGGCGGGCGAACCTGTGGCTGTGGCAAGGACGGCCACTGGGAAGCTTACTGCTCGGGGAACAACATCCCCGAGTACGCCCGCATGTTGGCGAAAGAAGACGAGAGCGTGGAGACGTCCCTCCCACTCGACGACCCCGACTTCTCGGCAAAGGACGTGTTCGAGTATGCCGGTCTCGACGCCTTCGCCGACCACGTCATCGAACAGGTCGCCCACTGGAACACCGTCGGCGTGGCGAACGTCGTCCAAGCCTACGCGCCCATCGTCGTCTACCTCGGCGGCGCTGTCGTCCTCAACAACGAGGAACTCGTCGTGGACCCGATCCGGGAACGCGTCGGCAACCACCTGCTCAACAACGTTCCGGACGTGCAGGTGACGACCCTCGGCGACGAAGTCGTCCTGAAAGGTGCCGTCGCGAGCGCGCTGACCGACGGCACCGGCGACGAATCGCGGCTTCGGTCGTGA